In the genome of Tissierellales bacterium, one region contains:
- a CDS encoding 16S rRNA (uracil(1498)-N(3))-methyltransferase — MRKFFVSSDQIDGQKIFLEEESYKHMIQVLRMEIGDEMWISDGESMEYFCSIESIDIDEKTLILAISETREFSVESPLDICLCQGLPKSDKMDMIVQKNTELGINTIIPLAMERSIVKLDAKKSAKKCDRWQKIAQEAAKQSKRNKIPTIESVRKLPELLKTIEDGIILVPYEDEKKQTLKETLKSLDRNKKIYIVIGPEGGFEESEIDMLRNHGAKILSLGPRILRTETAGLMIHSILQYELGDVGESKS; from the coding sequence ATGAGAAAGTTTTTTGTATCTTCTGATCAGATTGATGGTCAGAAGATTTTTCTAGAAGAAGAATCATATAAACACATGATTCAAGTGCTCAGAATGGAAATCGGAGACGAAATGTGGATATCAGATGGAGAATCTATGGAGTATTTTTGTTCTATAGAATCAATAGACATAGATGAAAAAACTCTAATATTGGCTATATCTGAAACTAGAGAGTTTAGTGTAGAGTCACCACTAGATATTTGCCTTTGTCAAGGACTTCCAAAGTCTGACAAAATGGACATGATAGTACAAAAAAATACAGAGCTAGGTATAAATACTATAATTCCACTAGCTATGGAAAGATCCATAGTGAAATTAGATGCAAAGAAATCAGCGAAAAAATGCGATAGATGGCAAAAAATAGCTCAAGAAGCTGCAAAGCAATCAAAGCGCAACAAAATACCAACTATAGAAAGTGTACGAAAACTTCCAGAATTATTGAAAACAATAGAGGATGGAATCATATTAGTACCTTATGAAGATGAGAAAAAACAAACCCTAAAAGAAACACTCAAATCACTAGATAGAAACAAGAAAATTTATATAGTGATAGGACCAGAGGGTGGATTTGAGGAATCAGAGATTGATATGTTGAGAAATCACGGTGCAAAGATATTGTCACTTGGACCAAGAATTTTGAGAACTGAGACTGCAGGTCTTATGATTCATTCTATATTGCAATACGAACTTGGCGATGTAGGGGAAAGCAAATCATAA